One genomic region from Maridesulfovibrio frigidus DSM 17176 encodes:
- a CDS encoding tetratricopeptide repeat protein — MYQITSLFENLPVVSHSRMVNRGYGLWLVWEGRLDDSVTRSLTDFGGMLMSSGDNQAYWFFFSDDVFRVVARLQIWSKLNPMAVFVQLMPATLLVDYNLNLSLNVADEFTTQETALPSEFEVLIHPQLSPDVKAITGLNLQDERLASGLSRSGWLTLAPDQGLGYESLQSWYFVLIPVGSPSDKDFIKGWRAFFSEVQILLQRLGIQYITSEERLILPLKSLSILRTFLKDLLVLIGKVRNLEGDEVTYWPTVMALVPQQGMGFNDDIIRKVSLDWDKLTPDCPHLRYRDAFLLGKEFIVNEVRFGSEQENLDGWCHVSLSKGVEESGSESMEVTISRRVSIGENDDCFYCGMKNHVPSECPSKTLKGFDAKAWKQLAAIDSDKFSEGFNNIDIEMQGKTDVVAEFTKFLQGKSGYENIVTNALFNINAISQLRVLYLVWRCRGKEWPNGIKDIGPEEGEIIWSAFESLSRGDINDADILIKNAMIRFSRSYQPRALMGFIHLELNELDQAAFYWQEAERLSFSPLQQAYFIYLQGRLQEVSGEFGDASNLYKRAFGVCPNWLEPQYRRAICMVKMGFSEQSIGYFENIILKDPYYFNRIAIDPELDRGRLIVLQALGSLWDSAESEAKNVAAGMDTLSTDISQWFEEGHEFAADADKFMERMGRLAKINNYVAYIHLIKGVSKITEEIEKRVEHEIKVINKRIEFFREQLKEIRGEASWFPFPKLLTEFNSDFNYCASKIYWIKTSQLNVAETFRKSQKYLLGIEDRLKKLKSRLVTLRVVRDSTLFVMLLGRNFIWLEVIFLGLALLCIPLLIYYSTHVQSNFLIDIIVKQKWEFQKGLILILSILALAISAFKAAVSFEKKKRELFARGEEGEGD, encoded by the coding sequence TTGTATCAGATCACCAGCTTATTCGAAAACCTTCCCGTTGTCAGCCATTCTCGTATGGTTAATCGCGGTTATGGCCTTTGGTTGGTTTGGGAAGGGCGTCTTGATGACTCCGTAACCCGCAGTTTGACTGACTTCGGTGGAATGCTCATGAGCTCTGGTGACAATCAAGCTTACTGGTTCTTTTTCAGCGATGATGTTTTCAGGGTGGTCGCACGTCTTCAGATTTGGTCTAAACTTAATCCTATGGCTGTGTTTGTGCAGTTGATGCCTGCGACCTTGCTTGTTGATTATAATTTGAATCTTTCACTGAATGTTGCAGATGAATTTACAACTCAAGAGACAGCTCTGCCGTCTGAATTTGAAGTATTAATTCATCCTCAGTTAAGTCCGGATGTTAAGGCTATTACTGGGTTAAACTTACAAGACGAAAGATTGGCAAGCGGTCTGTCTAGATCGGGCTGGCTCACTTTGGCTCCTGATCAGGGATTAGGGTACGAATCCCTTCAAAGTTGGTATTTTGTATTAATTCCAGTCGGGTCTCCTTCGGATAAAGACTTTATTAAAGGATGGCGGGCCTTTTTTTCCGAAGTTCAAATTTTATTACAACGACTTGGAATCCAATATATTACCTCCGAAGAGCGGTTAATTCTTCCGCTTAAGTCACTTTCTATACTCAGGACATTTTTAAAAGACCTTCTGGTTTTAATAGGAAAAGTTAGAAATCTGGAAGGAGATGAGGTCACATATTGGCCGACAGTGATGGCTCTTGTTCCTCAGCAGGGGATGGGTTTTAATGATGATATTATACGGAAAGTCAGTTTGGATTGGGACAAGCTTACACCGGATTGCCCTCATTTAAGATATCGCGATGCTTTTCTTTTAGGTAAGGAGTTTATCGTTAATGAGGTCAGGTTTGGAAGTGAGCAGGAAAATTTGGATGGGTGGTGTCATGTCAGTCTGAGTAAAGGGGTCGAAGAAAGTGGCTCTGAATCGATGGAAGTTACGATTTCCCGTAGAGTTTCCATCGGTGAGAATGATGATTGTTTCTACTGCGGTATGAAAAACCACGTTCCATCTGAGTGTCCAAGCAAAACTTTGAAGGGGTTTGATGCTAAGGCTTGGAAACAGCTTGCGGCAATAGACAGCGACAAGTTTAGTGAAGGATTTAATAATATTGATATAGAAATGCAGGGCAAGACCGACGTTGTCGCTGAGTTTACAAAATTTTTGCAGGGCAAAAGTGGGTATGAAAATATAGTCACTAATGCGTTATTTAATATCAATGCAATTTCCCAGCTTAGAGTCCTTTACTTGGTTTGGAGATGTCGGGGTAAAGAGTGGCCAAATGGGATTAAAGATATTGGTCCAGAGGAAGGCGAAATTATTTGGTCTGCTTTTGAGTCTCTATCTCGTGGTGATATAAATGATGCAGATATTTTGATAAAGAACGCTATGATACGTTTTAGTCGAAGCTATCAGCCTCGGGCATTGATGGGTTTTATTCACCTTGAGCTAAATGAACTGGATCAAGCTGCTTTTTATTGGCAGGAAGCCGAGAGGCTGAGCTTTTCCCCATTGCAACAGGCTTATTTTATTTATCTGCAAGGTCGGTTACAAGAAGTCTCCGGTGAATTCGGAGATGCTTCTAATTTGTATAAAAGAGCTTTCGGGGTTTGTCCTAATTGGCTTGAACCGCAGTATCGGCGAGCGATATGTATGGTGAAAATGGGCTTTTCAGAACAGTCTATTGGTTATTTTGAGAATATTATCTTAAAAGATCCATATTATTTTAATAGGATTGCGATAGATCCTGAGCTAGATCGCGGTAGGTTAATTGTTCTTCAGGCTCTTGGCAGCTTATGGGATAGCGCTGAGAGTGAAGCAAAAAACGTTGCTGCCGGCATGGATACTCTTTCTACAGATATTTCTCAGTGGTTTGAAGAGGGGCATGAGTTTGCTGCTGACGCAGATAAGTTTATGGAGAGAATGGGGCGTCTTGCCAAAATTAATAATTATGTTGCATATATACATCTTATTAAAGGCGTCAGTAAGATAACCGAGGAAATTGAAAAGAGAGTTGAGCACGAGATTAAAGTCATTAATAAACGGATAGAATTTTTTAGAGAACAGCTCAAAGAGATAAGGGGAGAAGCCTCATGGTTTCCATTTCCAAAATTACTTACTGAGTTTAATTCTGACTTCAATTACTGTGCTTCCAAAATTTACTGGATTAAAACTTCTCAACTCAATGTTGCTGAAACTTTTAGAAAATCACAAAAATATCTCCTAGGTATCGAGGATCGGCTTAAGAAATTGAAGAGCAGGCTTGTAACATTGCGTGTTGTAAGAGATTCTACCCTTTTTGTGATGCTTCTCGGTAGGAACTTCATATGGCTTGAAGTTATTTTTCTCGGGCTGGCTTTGCTTTGTATTCCGCTCCTCATTTACTATTCAACTCATGTTCAGTCGAATTTCCTTATTGATATTATTGTTAAACAGAAGTGGGAATTTCAGAAAGGGCTTATCCTTATCTTAAGTATTTTAGCATTAGCAATATCCGCTTTTAAGGCCGCAGTTTCTTTTGAAAAGAAGAAACGAGAACTTTTTGCTCGGGGTGAAGAGGGGGAAGGGGACTAG
- a CDS encoding molybdenum cofactor biosynthesis protein MoaE, with the protein MDISKRISELKQDPEFANNVGMILIHNGVVRGWSRGSREEVSGIEIKADHEIIERLRAEHEKHPGIYKIVAEANEGTFKPGDDVLFLIVAGDIRENVKACLASLLDRVKTEAFAKKEIMA; encoded by the coding sequence ATGGACATTTCAAAAAGAATTTCAGAATTAAAACAGGACCCCGAGTTCGCAAATAATGTCGGAATGATTCTGATTCACAACGGAGTCGTTCGCGGCTGGTCCCGTGGATCTCGCGAAGAAGTTTCCGGAATCGAAATCAAAGCTGATCATGAAATAATTGAGCGACTACGCGCTGAACATGAAAAGCATCCGGGTATTTATAAAATTGTTGCCGAAGCTAATGAAGGAACATTCAAACCCGGTGATGATGTCCTTTTTCTCATTGTTGCCGGAGACATTCGTGAAAATGTAAAAGCTTGCCTTGCATCATTGCTGGACAGAGTTAAAACTGAAGCGTTCGCTAAAAAAGAAATCATGGCCTAA
- a CDS encoding glycosyltransferase family 2 protein, translated as MSNDELKEVPEVSIIIPTYNRSEMLCSALGSALAQTYTDFECIIVNDGSTDDTDLELAKFSDERIRILHQENKGVSSARNLAIRESCGKYIALLDSDDEWLPEKLELQLSFMKAESLDVCQTNETWFRNGKQVKQSKKYRKPSGMFFEQSLETCLISPSCTIFNRKFWDSVGPFDENMPACEDYDLWIRSGFKFPVGLLEDRLTIKHGGRPDQLTNRVASFDLYRIYSIIKLLNSKELGSDELELAKNELQRKVGYFLGGCIKRGKVEQAERVESVVEKVLKGQCVTATDVLAGQKIFRG; from the coding sequence ATGAGTAATGATGAATTAAAAGAAGTTCCTGAAGTCTCCATTATTATACCTACTTATAATAGATCTGAGATGCTTTGTAGTGCTTTAGGTTCTGCTCTTGCCCAGACTTATACTGATTTTGAATGTATAATAGTTAACGATGGCTCTACTGATGATACCGATCTTGAGCTGGCAAAATTTTCAGATGAACGTATCAGGATTCTGCATCAGGAGAATAAAGGCGTATCCTCGGCCCGCAATTTAGCAATAAGAGAATCTTGTGGTAAGTATATAGCTTTATTGGATTCGGACGATGAGTGGTTACCGGAAAAGCTTGAGCTGCAACTTTCATTCATGAAAGCTGAATCCCTAGATGTATGTCAAACCAATGAGACATGGTTTCGCAATGGTAAACAGGTTAAGCAGAGTAAGAAGTATCGCAAGCCTTCAGGTATGTTTTTTGAGCAATCTCTTGAAACGTGTTTGATTAGTCCGTCTTGTACAATATTTAATCGAAAATTTTGGGATAGCGTCGGCCCTTTTGATGAGAATATGCCCGCATGCGAAGATTATGATCTTTGGATTAGATCCGGATTTAAATTCCCGGTAGGCCTTCTTGAAGATAGGCTGACGATTAAGCACGGAGGGCGGCCGGATCAACTTACTAATCGCGTGGCAAGCTTTGATTTATACAGGATTTATTCTATTATAAAATTGCTGAACAGCAAAGAGCTTGGTTCTGATGAGCTTGAACTTGCAAAAAATGAATTGCAGCGAAAAGTCGGTTATTTTTTGGGCGGTTGTATAAAGCGTGGAAAAGTTGAGCAGGCTGAAAGGGTGGAAAGCGTTGTGGAAAAGGTTTTGAAAGGTCAGTGTGTGACCGCGACAGATGTTCTTGCCGGACAAAAAATATTTAGAGGCTGA
- a CDS encoding glycosyltransferase family 4 protein — translation MKIFQVINVRWFNATSWYALYLSKLLQDAGHEVLVITVPDTETEEKALEMGLNVEAIDLNSTQPVKLVKACAKVFSLVRKHKPDVVNCHRGEAFFWWGILRKMRLGFKLVRTRGDQRLPRNDIFNRYLHSNIADAVVVTNKRMAEHFLKKMELAENSLWLIHGGVDTDTFKYNASGREEVRKRFGFNDNHTVIGLLGRFDRVKGQHELIEAVSKIRNEFKTDNIRLFLMGFPTATSRHEVDSWIQKNNMDDITAISGKCEDVSACISAIDIGVIASLWSETIARAALEIMACQRPLISTSVGVMPDLLPDEALVEPEDIEGMANKLTEIIENQEMREKLLKEHAKTMSQLSGADFLKRTITLYQGVLSKRS, via the coding sequence ATGAAAATTTTTCAAGTCATAAATGTCCGCTGGTTCAATGCAACCTCATGGTATGCCCTATATCTCAGTAAATTACTGCAAGATGCTGGGCACGAAGTCCTTGTCATAACTGTGCCTGACACAGAAACTGAAGAAAAAGCTCTCGAAATGGGTCTTAACGTTGAAGCAATAGATTTGAACTCAACGCAACCAGTAAAACTGGTAAAAGCATGTGCGAAAGTTTTTTCCCTCGTTCGCAAGCATAAGCCTGATGTCGTAAACTGCCACCGGGGAGAAGCTTTTTTCTGGTGGGGAATACTCAGAAAAATGCGCCTTGGTTTTAAGCTGGTGAGAACTAGAGGAGATCAACGGCTCCCACGTAATGACATCTTCAACCGTTACTTGCATTCCAACATTGCCGACGCTGTAGTGGTAACAAATAAGCGCATGGCTGAACACTTTCTTAAAAAGATGGAACTGGCTGAAAATAGCCTTTGGCTCATCCATGGCGGTGTGGATACGGATACGTTTAAATACAATGCTAGTGGACGCGAAGAAGTTCGCAAAAGGTTCGGATTCAACGATAACCACACAGTCATTGGACTGCTGGGTCGCTTTGACAGGGTAAAAGGGCAGCATGAACTAATCGAAGCTGTCTCCAAAATTAGAAATGAATTCAAGACTGACAATATAAGACTTTTTCTGATGGGCTTTCCTACCGCCACCAGCAGACATGAGGTCGATTCATGGATTCAGAAGAACAACATGGACGACATCACTGCGATAAGTGGTAAATGCGAAGACGTATCAGCTTGTATTTCAGCCATTGATATAGGTGTAATAGCCTCGCTTTGGTCTGAAACTATTGCCAGAGCTGCTCTCGAGATAATGGCCTGCCAAAGACCACTGATTTCTACTTCAGTAGGGGTCATGCCGGACCTGCTTCCTGACGAAGCATTAGTCGAGCCAGAAGATATTGAGGGGATGGCTAATAAGCTTACCGAGATAATAGAAAATCAAGAAATGCGAGAAAAATTGTTAAAGGAACATGCTAAAACCATGTCACAACTTTCTGGGGCAGACTTTCTAAAACGCACTATCACGTTGTATCAGGGAGTGCTTTCTAAAAGATCTTAA
- a CDS encoding lytic murein transglycosylase has protein sequence MILKLKRLAVLSALCFSFIICSAVFCAANSAEWNPLKDRLVKDGFSREYVNKVFSAESMKYDSGIMSRKMRVLLHRKFEPQAKKVAREKEFDERYVGVIPLAGAYSYLRENFDILVAIDKKYGVSPSILVSLLLVETKLGRTLGKAPAFLNLANMAASTDPMTFFDDLGHSDLKDEDLKWLKKRTKQKADWAYKEMVALLKFSAANSINPAEIPGSPYGAFGICQFMPTTALSYAVDGNSDGRIDLFSTDDALDSMANFLKKHGWKESLSKKKKLKVIYRYNHSMVYARTIYEVAKELDSIRSTFGPE, from the coding sequence ATGATTTTAAAGCTTAAAAGACTGGCTGTACTTTCTGCTCTATGTTTTTCATTTATTATTTGTAGCGCGGTATTCTGCGCAGCAAATTCTGCGGAATGGAACCCTTTGAAGGATAGGCTCGTCAAAGACGGGTTTAGCCGAGAGTATGTGAATAAGGTCTTTTCTGCTGAATCGATGAAGTATGATTCTGGTATAATGTCCCGAAAAATGCGGGTTTTGCTTCATCGTAAATTTGAGCCACAAGCTAAAAAAGTAGCTCGTGAAAAAGAATTTGATGAAAGGTATGTCGGAGTTATTCCGCTTGCTGGAGCCTATTCGTACCTTCGCGAAAACTTTGATATTCTCGTTGCAATTGATAAAAAATACGGAGTGTCTCCTTCTATTTTAGTGTCACTTCTTCTGGTTGAAACAAAGCTTGGGCGCACGCTGGGTAAAGCTCCTGCTTTTTTGAATTTGGCAAACATGGCGGCAAGCACAGATCCCATGACTTTTTTTGATGATCTTGGGCATAGCGATTTAAAGGACGAAGATCTTAAGTGGCTTAAGAAGAGAACAAAACAGAAGGCAGACTGGGCTTACAAAGAAATGGTTGCCCTTTTAAAATTTTCAGCAGCGAACTCCATCAATCCGGCAGAAATACCCGGTTCACCTTATGGTGCATTTGGAATATGTCAGTTCATGCCAACCACTGCACTAAGTTATGCTGTGGACGGAAATTCAGATGGGCGTATTGATTTATTCAGCACAGATGATGCTTTGGATAGTATGGCTAATTTTTTGAAAAAGCATGGCTGGAAAGAATCACTGAGCAAAAAGAAGAAACTTAAAGTCATCTACCGCTATAATCACTCGATGGTGTACGCTAGAACTATTTATGAAGTAGCCAAAGAGCTGGATAGCATTCGCTCTACATTCGGCCCTGAGTAA
- a CDS encoding dual CXXC motif small (seleno)protein, giving the protein MFGSKRANGSNSVNRKAPKPGMHCKECGGDIFSRRGUAGVYLRCGSCSKIYRVADYAEFIDDDFEEEMSNVSMNRL; this is encoded by the coding sequence ATGTTCGGATCGAAAAGAGCTAACGGCAGTAATAGTGTGAATCGTAAAGCTCCTAAGCCGGGTATGCATTGCAAGGAATGCGGCGGAGATATCTTTTCGCGCCGGGGTTGAGCTGGCGTTTATTTACGCTGCGGGTCTTGCAGCAAAATATACAGAGTTGCCGATTATGCGGAGTTCATTGATGATGACTTCGAAGAAGAAATGTCCAACGTGTCAATGAATCGACTATAA
- a CDS encoding TolC family protein — MKRNISLLFTLLFMLVATSQVFAQQLPGEEKTGEAQAPVSMEEATMQVPQAVSDEEKAADRTLTLEDCVNLGIKQNPTIIAARQQLMASASSVESQRGQFGAGMNLKYGYTHNGEQPRTGDTAYGYQDQWGLGINVSQPVFMGFELLSKFQKTKLQREQSDASLYNAELILIREVQTAFLTLLQGRMEVKSKQDSVARLESQLGVIQAFYQVGLRPKVDVLQAEVELATSQQDLLKAKNVVASKVARLNTLLNLPLEENVNYSGELTYLPFSMTLDQCILKADKDRPDLRIAQKAIKISEEDVTISESSFYPKLTADFDYASTGDDPSVSKNKYNYKNRPDSWSVGANVDWDFFNWGETYYDVKRANENVGKIQAEYDNTKLEASYEIKNELLNLQAAADRIGVGRKSVEAGREGYRMAMARYQAQVSTNNEVLNAQSRLSDSEAQLIQALSDYQVALARLFVAMGTKNPSLKTS, encoded by the coding sequence ATGAAACGCAATATTTCTCTTTTGTTTACATTATTATTTATGCTTGTTGCAACTTCGCAAGTCTTTGCTCAGCAGTTACCTGGTGAAGAAAAAACAGGTGAAGCTCAGGCGCCAGTATCTATGGAAGAGGCGACAATGCAGGTTCCGCAAGCTGTCTCCGATGAGGAGAAAGCTGCAGATAGAACACTGACTCTGGAAGATTGCGTTAATTTGGGGATTAAACAGAATCCGACTATTATTGCAGCCCGCCAACAGCTCATGGCTTCTGCAAGCAGTGTTGAGTCGCAGCGCGGTCAGTTTGGTGCTGGAATGAATTTGAAATATGGTTACACTCATAATGGCGAGCAGCCTAGAACCGGTGACACCGCTTATGGGTATCAGGATCAGTGGGGACTTGGCATCAACGTGAGTCAGCCAGTTTTTATGGGTTTTGAGTTACTTTCTAAATTTCAGAAGACCAAACTTCAAAGAGAACAAAGTGACGCAAGTCTTTATAATGCCGAATTAATTTTGATCAGAGAAGTTCAGACAGCCTTTCTTACTTTGCTTCAGGGACGTATGGAAGTGAAGAGTAAGCAGGACTCAGTTGCCAGACTGGAATCACAGCTTGGAGTTATTCAGGCTTTTTATCAGGTAGGACTCAGACCTAAAGTAGATGTCTTGCAGGCTGAAGTTGAGCTTGCTACTTCTCAGCAGGATCTCCTTAAAGCTAAAAACGTGGTTGCCTCAAAGGTTGCAAGACTTAATACCTTACTAAACCTTCCACTTGAAGAAAATGTTAACTATTCAGGTGAACTGACTTACTTACCTTTTTCAATGACTCTAGATCAGTGCATCCTCAAGGCGGACAAAGATCGTCCGGATCTGCGTATTGCCCAGAAGGCGATTAAAATATCTGAAGAAGATGTGACTATCTCCGAAAGTTCCTTTTATCCTAAACTCACCGCCGACTTTGATTATGCTAGCACTGGTGATGATCCTTCCGTAAGTAAGAACAAATATAATTACAAGAACCGTCCTGACTCCTGGAGTGTTGGAGCTAACGTAGATTGGGATTTCTTCAACTGGGGAGAAACATACTACGATGTGAAGAGAGCTAACGAGAATGTTGGCAAAATTCAAGCTGAGTACGACAACACCAAGCTCGAAGCTTCTTACGAAATTAAAAATGAGCTTCTAAATCTTCAGGCAGCAGCCGACAGAATTGGCGTTGGCCGCAAGTCTGTTGAAGCTGGGCGTGAGGGTTACAGAATGGCTATGGCTCGTTATCAAGCACAGGTCAGCACAAACAACGAAGTTTTGAATGCTCAGTCCAGACTGAGTGACAGTGAAGCTCAACTAATTCAGGCGTTGTCTGACTATCAAGTTGCTCTCGCAAGACTATTCGTTGCCATGGGAACTAAAAACCCTTCACTTAAAACAAGCTAG
- a CDS encoding MogA/MoaB family molybdenum cofactor biosynthesis protein — protein sequence MIKCDFSFAGSVRVGGRIYLGGSDVFPEGCPYIKVSLEASKLRAGMKLSSEGTELLRIVSGSWADQVPGAKTWVAEVLEPLPNSGSLDLKTERVGFSVAYVTLSDKGARGEREDTGGPLVGQIVSDTMAVSIVHGFLIPDEYGDLKSLLMNLAYTSKFDIIITTGGTGVGPRDVSPEATLAVIEKRLPGFERAITTAGLEKTPHSMISRGIAGTLGESIIINVPGSPKAVKESLEAVLPALKHAVEKLQGDLSDCAKIRSV from the coding sequence ATGATAAAATGCGATTTCTCTTTCGCAGGATCGGTTCGTGTAGGTGGAAGGATATACCTCGGAGGTTCAGATGTTTTTCCAGAAGGGTGTCCTTATATAAAGGTGTCCTTAGAAGCTTCTAAACTTAGAGCCGGAATGAAACTCAGTAGCGAAGGGACCGAACTTTTGCGAATTGTATCTGGTTCTTGGGCCGATCAGGTTCCAGGCGCAAAAACTTGGGTTGCTGAAGTTTTGGAACCATTGCCTAATTCTGGAAGTTTAGATTTAAAAACTGAGAGAGTTGGTTTTTCCGTTGCTTATGTCACATTGAGTGATAAGGGAGCCCGTGGAGAAAGAGAAGACACTGGTGGTCCTTTGGTTGGCCAGATTGTCAGCGATACTATGGCAGTTTCTATTGTGCACGGTTTTCTAATTCCAGATGAATATGGCGATCTGAAGTCTCTATTGATGAATCTTGCCTACACCAGTAAGTTTGATATTATTATTACTACTGGCGGGACAGGAGTCGGGCCTCGCGATGTTTCTCCTGAAGCAACTCTAGCTGTTATTGAAAAACGTCTGCCTGGTTTTGAGCGGGCCATAACTACAGCTGGACTTGAAAAAACACCGCATTCCATGATTTCAAGGGGAATTGCCGGAACTCTTGGCGAGAGTATCATTATTAATGTTCCCGGTAGTCCTAAGGCCGTAAAAGAGAGCTTAGAGGCCGTCCTTCCAGCTTTAAAGCACGCTGTTGAAAAGCTTCAGGGCGACTTATCTGACTGCGCAAAAATACGAAGTGTTTAA
- a CDS encoding DUF1614 domain-containing protein: MRGPLISLPTVMVLGVIFFVVIFFLFIFVQVGLITTAFGKLGLTAGQGFALLIATLLGSGVNIPVFRSERLVPDVLVRKFRVLNPQVHPENTHEGKSLVNQVVAVNIGGCVIPTLLSMTLLAKYGYNISILLCIVIVIAATYALAKPIPGVGIGIPVLIPPIITALAALIFVPGEIAPIAAYVAGSLGTLIGADILHLATPATRKVLDAPVVSIGGAGTFDGIFITGILAVLLA, translated from the coding sequence ATGCGTGGCCCCTTAATTTCTCTGCCAACCGTAATGGTTCTTGGTGTTATTTTTTTCGTCGTCATATTCTTTTTGTTTATATTTGTACAGGTTGGACTGATTACGACCGCCTTTGGAAAGTTGGGACTTACAGCGGGGCAGGGGTTTGCTTTGCTAATTGCTACCTTGCTTGGAAGTGGGGTCAACATTCCTGTGTTTCGCTCTGAAAGGTTAGTTCCTGATGTGCTTGTCAGGAAGTTCAGAGTTTTAAACCCTCAGGTGCATCCGGAAAATACCCATGAAGGAAAGTCCCTTGTTAATCAGGTTGTGGCAGTAAATATAGGTGGGTGCGTGATTCCAACTTTGCTGTCGATGACTCTTCTTGCTAAATACGGCTATAATATTTCTATTTTACTTTGTATCGTAATCGTGATTGCCGCAACGTATGCACTGGCGAAACCCATTCCCGGTGTAGGAATTGGTATACCTGTTCTTATTCCTCCCATTATTACAGCTCTTGCAGCTTTAATTTTTGTTCCGGGCGAGATAGCTCCTATCGCTGCTTATGTTGCAGGTAGTCTTGGGACTTTAATAGGAGCTGATATTTTGCACTTGGCTACTCCTGCAACTCGAAAAGTGCTTGATGCTCCAGTTGTTTCTATCGGCGGGGCAGGAACCTTTGACGGTATTTTTATAACAGGTATTTTAGCAGTCTTGTTAGCCTAA